The following coding sequences lie in one Saccharopolyspora hordei genomic window:
- a CDS encoding zinc-dependent metalloprotease yields MTNLPFGFGSQGPDDPDEGDSSQGRSEGGAGNQGDNPFGFVGMPGPGGMPQFDIGQLGQMLTQLGQALSHSGSGGSGPVNYDLAKQLAVQQLHNTQRTERPSQEQVKAVDDAVRLAELWLDAATALPAGVRTVQTWSSVDWVEKTLPTWQRLCDPVAQRMSTAWLEALPEEAKQAAGPLLSMLGQMGGMTFGSQLGNGLAQLGGEVLTSTDVGLPLGPTGTAALLPANVTRFVEGLDRPVSEATVFLAAREAAHHRLFAHVPWLAQRLLATVEEFARGIHIDTSALEDLASKIDPSNPASMQELMGSGMLEPKTTPEQEAALKRLETLLALVEGWVDVVVSDAVGERLPGADALSEMVRRRRATGGPAEQTFATLIGLELRPRRMRDAANLWRLMTERHGAENRDRVWDHPDLLPDSSDLDEPLDFADRWGGGHADLDDPIAAIRRAEADEAAKSGEEDSGDDDSGEDGSKRDDDQP; encoded by the coding sequence ATGACCAACTTGCCGTTCGGGTTCGGATCGCAGGGCCCCGACGACCCCGACGAGGGCGACTCGTCCCAAGGCCGCTCCGAGGGCGGTGCCGGGAACCAGGGGGACAACCCCTTCGGTTTCGTCGGCATGCCCGGTCCGGGCGGCATGCCCCAGTTCGACATCGGCCAGCTCGGCCAGATGCTGACCCAGCTCGGCCAGGCGCTGAGCCACTCCGGCAGCGGCGGCAGCGGGCCGGTGAACTACGACCTCGCCAAGCAGCTCGCGGTGCAGCAGCTGCACAACACCCAACGCACCGAACGGCCCAGCCAGGAACAGGTCAAGGCGGTCGACGACGCGGTGCGGCTGGCCGAGCTGTGGCTCGACGCCGCGACCGCGCTGCCCGCCGGCGTGCGCACGGTGCAGACCTGGTCGTCCGTCGACTGGGTGGAGAAGACGCTGCCCACCTGGCAGCGGCTGTGCGACCCGGTGGCGCAGCGGATGTCCACCGCGTGGCTGGAGGCGCTGCCGGAGGAGGCCAAGCAGGCCGCCGGACCGCTGCTGTCCATGCTCGGGCAGATGGGCGGCATGACCTTCGGCTCGCAGCTCGGCAACGGCCTGGCCCAGCTCGGCGGCGAGGTGCTGACCTCGACCGACGTCGGCCTCCCGCTGGGCCCGACGGGCACCGCCGCGCTGCTGCCGGCCAACGTCACGCGCTTCGTGGAGGGCCTGGACCGGCCGGTCAGCGAGGCGACCGTGTTCCTGGCCGCCCGGGAGGCCGCGCACCACCGCCTGTTCGCCCACGTGCCGTGGCTGGCGCAGCGGCTGCTGGCGACCGTCGAGGAGTTCGCGCGCGGCATCCACATCGACACCTCGGCGCTCGAGGACCTGGCCTCGAAGATCGACCCGAGCAACCCGGCCTCGATGCAGGAGCTCATGGGCTCCGGGATGCTCGAGCCCAAGACCACCCCGGAGCAGGAGGCCGCGCTGAAGCGGCTGGAGACGCTGCTCGCGCTGGTCGAGGGCTGGGTCGACGTGGTCGTCTCGGACGCGGTCGGCGAACGGCTGCCGGGCGCCGACGCGCTGAGCGAGATGGTGCGCCGCCGCCGGGCGACCGGGGGTCCTGCCGAGCAGACCTTCGCCACGCTGATCGGGCTCGAACTGCGGCCGCGCCGGATGCGCGACGCGGCGAACCTGTGGCGGTTGATGACCGAGCGGCACGGCGCCGAGAACCGGGACCGGGTGTGGGACCACCCCGACCTGCTGCCGGACAGCTCGGACCTGGACGAGCCGCTGGACTTCGCCGACCGCTGGGGCGGCGGGCACGCCGACCTGGACGACCCGATCGCCGCGATCCGCCGCGCCGAGGCCGACGAGGCCGCGAAGTCCGGCGAGGAGGACTCCGGGGACGACGACAGCGGTGAGGACGGGTCGAAGCGGGACGACGACCAGCCCTGA
- a CDS encoding AarF/UbiB family protein, translating into MADIPRRAAHRTAKLASLPLGVAGRLAAGWGKRLAGQDAAQISAETSAKTAEQLFSVLGQLKGGAMKFGQALSVFEAAVPDEMAGPYREALTKLQAAAPPMAAGSVHRVLDEQLGSGWRKRFSEFDDTPAAAASIGQVHRAVWHDGREVAVKVQYPGADEALRSDLRQLTRFSRLFQSLAPGAEVKPLLAELQDRMVEELDYRTEADYQRAFAKVFKNAEDVRVPAVVASSPKVVVTEWVTGTPYSKIIADGDREQRDLAGRLLAEFHYSSPARVGLLHADPHPGNFMLLPDGRLAVIDFGAVARLPHGLPATFGRMIRLALDGTPDELLELLRAERFVQPGHELAAEDVMAYLAPFVDPVRTTTFHFTRRWLQRQAERVGDLRSPDFRTGRWLNLPPDYLLIHRVTLGAIGILCQLDAEVDVLDIIERWQPGFTD; encoded by the coding sequence GTGGCCGACATCCCGCGCCGAGCAGCGCACCGCACCGCGAAGCTCGCCAGCCTGCCACTCGGCGTCGCTGGCCGCTTGGCGGCCGGCTGGGGCAAGCGGCTCGCCGGCCAGGACGCGGCCCAGATCAGCGCCGAGACGTCAGCCAAGACCGCTGAGCAGCTGTTCTCCGTGCTCGGCCAGCTCAAGGGCGGCGCCATGAAGTTCGGCCAGGCGCTGAGCGTCTTCGAGGCCGCCGTGCCGGACGAGATGGCCGGGCCGTACCGCGAGGCGCTCACCAAGTTGCAGGCCGCGGCCCCGCCGATGGCCGCAGGCAGCGTGCACCGGGTGCTCGACGAGCAGCTCGGCAGCGGCTGGCGCAAGCGGTTCAGCGAGTTCGACGACACCCCGGCCGCCGCGGCCAGCATCGGGCAGGTGCACCGGGCGGTCTGGCACGACGGGCGCGAGGTCGCGGTGAAGGTGCAGTACCCCGGAGCGGACGAGGCGCTGCGCTCCGACCTGCGCCAGCTCACGCGGTTCTCCCGGCTGTTCCAGTCACTGGCCCCGGGCGCGGAGGTCAAGCCGCTGCTGGCCGAGCTGCAGGACCGGATGGTCGAGGAGCTGGACTACCGCACCGAGGCCGACTACCAGCGCGCCTTCGCCAAGGTCTTCAAGAACGCCGAGGACGTGCGGGTGCCCGCCGTGGTGGCCAGCTCGCCGAAGGTGGTCGTCACGGAGTGGGTCACCGGCACCCCGTACTCGAAGATCATCGCCGACGGCGACCGTGAGCAGCGCGACCTCGCTGGCCGGCTGCTCGCCGAGTTCCACTACTCGTCTCCCGCGCGGGTCGGCCTGCTGCACGCCGACCCGCACCCGGGCAACTTCATGCTGCTGCCGGACGGACGCCTCGCCGTGATCGACTTCGGGGCGGTCGCCCGGCTGCCCCACGGCCTGCCCGCCACCTTCGGCCGCATGATCCGGCTGGCCCTGGACGGCACGCCCGACGAGCTGCTCGAACTGCTGCGTGCCGAGCGGTTCGTGCAGCCCGGCCACGAGCTGGCGGCCGAGGACGTCATGGCCTACCTGGCGCCGTTCGTCGACCCCGTCCGCACCACGACGTTCCACTTCACCCGGCGCTGGTTGCAGCGGCAGGCCGAGCGGGTCGGCGACCTGCGCAGCCCCGACTTCCGCACCGGCCGCTGGCTGAACCTGCCCCCGGACTACCTGCTCATCCACCGGGTGACGCTGGGCGCGATCGGGATCTTGTGCCAGCTCGACGCGGAGGTCGACGTCCTCGACATCATCGAGCGGTGGCAGCCGGGCTTCACCGACTGA
- a CDS encoding DUF5679 domain-containing protein: MAETYNGYCVKCREKRDFPGEVSETNGRRMAKGTCPVCGTKMTRILGKA; the protein is encoded by the coding sequence GTGGCCGAGACGTACAACGGCTACTGCGTCAAATGTCGGGAGAAGCGTGACTTCCCTGGCGAAGTCTCGGAGACCAACGGTCGCCGGATGGCCAAGGGCACGTGCCCGGTCTGCGGCACCAAGATGACCCGCATCCTCGGCAAGGCCTGA
- a CDS encoding PPA1309 family protein — MPQTPEQDLTAALPSATREIEEFVAAAGWDQPTQVFALVPTERLLAAEPGLADQLDPASALTPIAQDALPAEDLAEALGRIEWPEQVAGCALVQEIVVLPPEAEAGLPSDAEAARQAAAEHPDRREARLVAAVLRDGGEACVMRLRAEDGADSELIEDRTLAPNLITALHATFAE; from the coding sequence ATGCCGCAGACCCCCGAGCAGGACCTGACCGCCGCACTGCCCTCGGCCACCCGGGAGATCGAGGAGTTCGTCGCCGCCGCCGGGTGGGACCAGCCCACCCAGGTGTTCGCCCTGGTGCCCACCGAGCGCCTGCTGGCCGCCGAACCGGGCCTGGCCGACCAGCTCGACCCCGCGTCGGCGCTGACCCCGATCGCCCAGGACGCCCTGCCCGCCGAGGACCTGGCCGAGGCCCTCGGCCGCATCGAGTGGCCCGAGCAGGTGGCCGGGTGCGCGCTCGTCCAGGAGATCGTCGTGCTGCCGCCGGAGGCGGAGGCCGGGCTGCCGAGCGACGCGGAGGCGGCGCGGCAGGCGGCCGCGGAGCACCCGGACCGCCGCGAGGCGCGGCTGGTCGCGGCGGTGCTGCGCGACGGCGGCGAGGCGTGCGTGATGCGGCTGCGCGCCGAGGACGGCGCGGACAGCGAGCTCATCGAGGACCGCACGCTGGCCCCCAACCTCATCACCGCGCTGCACGCCACCTTCGCGGAGTGA
- a CDS encoding YgjP-like metallopeptidase domain-containing protein: protein MAEPQVEVRRSKRRRQTVSAYRDGDKIVVLLPARMTRAEEKRWVADMLSRLQRSETRRRSPARESDEALVARCRELSARYLDGRAEPKGVRWVRPMRTRWASCTPSEATIRVSRRLRDVPGWVLDYVLVHELAHLLEPGHGPDFWTWVRRYPKTERAIGYLEGLSAAAQLGLSLDGDDEDG from the coding sequence GTGGCTGAACCCCAGGTCGAGGTGCGCCGCAGCAAGCGCCGCCGGCAGACGGTGAGCGCGTATCGCGACGGTGACAAGATCGTGGTGCTGCTCCCCGCGCGGATGACGCGCGCGGAGGAAAAGCGCTGGGTGGCGGACATGCTCAGCCGCCTCCAGCGGAGCGAGACGCGCCGGCGCTCGCCGGCGCGCGAGTCGGACGAAGCGTTGGTCGCGCGGTGCCGGGAGCTGTCCGCGCGGTACCTGGACGGCCGGGCCGAACCGAAGGGGGTGCGGTGGGTCCGCCCGATGCGGACCCGCTGGGCCTCCTGCACGCCGAGCGAGGCCACCATCCGGGTGAGTCGACGCCTCCGAGATGTACCCGGATGGGTGCTGGATTACGTGCTCGTCCACGAGCTGGCGCACCTGCTCGAGCCCGGGCACGGCCCGGACTTCTGGACGTGGGTGCGGCGCTACCCGAAGACCGAGCGCGCGATCGGCTACCTCGAGGGGCTGTCCGCCGCCGCGCAGCTCGGCCTGAGCCTCGACGGCGACGACGAGGACGGCTGA
- a CDS encoding helix-turn-helix transcriptional regulator: MTELNATSAALLGLLHEGPKTGGQLVAAATERFGGFFSVTRSQVYRELPALTDAGLLRLGKQGPRSSQQYAITAAGKRAFKAWLNTEPGPDNVRSPLILRLVYSGTLTPKQRANLVGSAREQYAEKLDEARAAAKAASDPYEKAAADFTVAYNRAIIKLLDAIPE, from the coding sequence GTGACCGAGCTGAATGCGACATCCGCTGCCCTGTTGGGACTACTGCACGAAGGTCCGAAGACCGGTGGCCAGCTGGTGGCTGCCGCCACCGAGCGCTTCGGAGGGTTCTTCAGCGTCACCCGCAGCCAGGTCTACCGCGAGCTGCCCGCGCTGACCGACGCCGGCCTGCTCCGCCTCGGCAAGCAGGGGCCGCGCTCCAGCCAGCAGTACGCGATCACCGCGGCCGGCAAGCGGGCCTTCAAGGCGTGGCTGAACACCGAGCCGGGGCCGGACAACGTCCGCAGCCCGCTGATCCTGCGGCTGGTCTACTCCGGCACGCTGACGCCCAAGCAGCGCGCCAACCTGGTCGGGTCGGCCCGGGAGCAGTACGCGGAGAAGCTGGACGAGGCGAGGGCCGCCGCCAAGGCCGCGTCGGACCCCTACGAGAAGGCGGCCGCGGACTTCACGGTGGCCTACAACCGGGCGATCATCAAGCTCCTCGACGCCATCCCGGAATGA
- a CDS encoding PDZ domain-containing protein: MNRRTWTLLTSVVLVVAFGLLGAFVRVPYVALGPGPTYDTLGLDGETPVISIEGQQTFPTGGHLNMTTVSVTDQLSMFGALGLWVSGRYALAPRDLYFPPDKTEQQIEQENAEAFNDSQTTAETAALRYLGYPMKVLVGQVVKGSPADGVLAPGDRLLEANGRPVTDPQSLRTALSDTKPGDRVQIRFQHGDEPERVADVQLAPGPGDQQTQGFLGVAAVERPDVDFDIKISLADVGGPSAGLMFTLAIIDKLTPGELNGGQFVAGTGEITPDGKVGPIGGIPFKMVKAREAGATTFLVPADNCAEAKAQAPEGLQLARVATLQDATSALDALREGRAPAGC; encoded by the coding sequence GTGAACCGCCGTACCTGGACGCTGCTCACGAGCGTCGTGCTGGTCGTCGCCTTCGGGCTGCTCGGTGCGTTCGTCCGGGTGCCCTACGTGGCGCTCGGCCCGGGACCGACGTACGACACCCTGGGCCTCGACGGCGAGACGCCGGTCATCAGCATCGAGGGCCAGCAGACCTTCCCCACCGGTGGTCACCTGAACATGACCACGGTGTCGGTGACCGACCAGCTGTCCATGTTCGGCGCGCTCGGGTTGTGGGTGAGCGGGCGCTACGCGTTGGCGCCGCGCGACCTCTACTTCCCGCCGGACAAGACCGAGCAGCAGATCGAGCAGGAGAACGCCGAGGCGTTCAACGACTCGCAGACCACCGCGGAGACCGCGGCCCTGCGCTACCTCGGCTACCCGATGAAGGTGCTGGTCGGCCAGGTCGTCAAGGGCAGCCCGGCGGACGGTGTCCTGGCGCCGGGCGACCGGCTGCTGGAGGCCAACGGCCGACCGGTGACCGACCCGCAGTCGCTGCGGACGGCCCTGTCCGACACCAAGCCCGGGGACCGGGTGCAGATCCGGTTCCAGCACGGCGACGAGCCGGAGCGGGTCGCCGACGTGCAGCTCGCGCCCGGGCCCGGCGACCAGCAGACGCAGGGCTTCCTCGGGGTGGCGGCCGTCGAGCGGCCGGACGTCGACTTCGACATCAAGATCAGCCTGGCGGACGTGGGCGGCCCGTCGGCCGGGTTGATGTTCACCCTGGCGATCATCGACAAGCTCACGCCCGGCGAGCTCAACGGCGGCCAGTTCGTGGCCGGGACCGGCGAGATCACCCCGGACGGCAAGGTCGGCCCCATCGGCGGCATCCCGTTCAAGATGGTCAAGGCCCGGGAGGCCGGGGCGACCACCTTCCTGGTGCCCGCGGACAACTGCGCGGAGGCGAAGGCGCAGGCCCCGGAGGGCCTGCAGCTGGCCCGGGTGGCCACCCTCCAGGACGCCACCAGCGCGCTCGACGCCCTCCGCGAGGGCAGGGCCCCGGCCGGCTGCTGA
- a CDS encoding methyltransferase, giving the protein MATHSHDNIDWDAHLQRLREADELNAPETAELVARLLRADDRTVLEIGAGAGGTAAAFAAALGDTGGEVVVVDTAPELLAAAAERAGSVSDRVAVHVVQADAAADGLAEAVAQTGAPTQADLVFAAFVVHHLPDQLAGLRRLAQLVRPGGQLAIVEFGLPTRVLPDDLGIGEPGLEARLISAHDQWFRRMRAEMDGSVRMPVGWGTALAEAGLTGVRSWSYLVDRPAPLDALGRSAVLRRLQLLRRHAEEFVDQDDLRTLDELLDEGGEHYVGNRDDVYFLATHTVHVGVRESAGDPA; this is encoded by the coding sequence GTGGCCACGCATTCGCACGACAACATCGACTGGGACGCGCACCTGCAGCGGTTGCGGGAGGCGGACGAGCTCAACGCGCCCGAGACCGCCGAGCTGGTCGCCCGGCTGCTGCGGGCGGACGACCGCACCGTGCTGGAGATCGGCGCCGGGGCAGGCGGCACGGCCGCGGCGTTCGCCGCCGCGCTGGGCGACACCGGCGGCGAGGTGGTCGTGGTGGACACCGCGCCGGAGCTGCTCGCGGCTGCCGCCGAGCGGGCGGGCTCGGTGTCGGACCGGGTCGCCGTGCACGTGGTCCAGGCGGACGCCGCAGCGGACGGGCTGGCCGAGGCGGTCGCGCAGACCGGCGCGCCCACGCAGGCCGACCTGGTCTTCGCCGCGTTCGTCGTGCACCACCTGCCGGACCAGCTCGCTGGGCTGCGCCGCCTCGCGCAGCTGGTGCGCCCGGGCGGGCAGCTGGCGATCGTCGAGTTCGGGCTGCCGACGAGGGTGCTGCCCGACGACCTCGGCATCGGCGAGCCGGGCCTCGAGGCACGGCTCATCTCCGCGCACGACCAGTGGTTCCGGCGGATGCGCGCCGAGATGGACGGCTCGGTCCGGATGCCGGTGGGCTGGGGCACCGCGCTGGCGGAGGCGGGCCTGACCGGCGTGCGCTCGTGGAGCTACCTGGTCGACCGCCCGGCCCCGCTGGACGCGCTCGGGCGCAGCGCGGTGCTGCGGCGCCTGCAGCTGCTGCGCAGGCACGCCGAGGAGTTCGTGGACCAGGACGACCTGCGAACGCTCGACGAGCTGCTGGACGAGGGCGGCGAGCACTACGTCGGGAACCGGGACGACGTCTACTTCCTGGCCACGCACACGGTCCACGTGGGCGTGCGGGAGTCCGCGGGCGACCCGGCGTAG
- a CDS encoding WhiB family transcriptional regulator has translation MLTAGVPIGNSDTDVQPAVDTVAGLLDTAGLDDSLPCRRDPDLWFAENPRDLDQAKALCADCPIRPQCLAGALSRGEPWGVWGGEIFERGAVVARKRPRGRPRKHPRPADEPTAPGRQGQAA, from the coding sequence ATGTTGACCGCGGGTGTGCCGATAGGGAACTCGGACACCGACGTGCAGCCAGCTGTCGACACCGTCGCCGGGCTGTTGGACACCGCCGGCCTGGACGACTCGTTGCCGTGCCGCCGGGACCCGGACCTGTGGTTCGCCGAGAACCCACGGGACCTGGACCAGGCCAAGGCCTTGTGCGCCGACTGCCCGATCCGGCCCCAGTGCCTGGCCGGCGCGCTGTCCCGCGGCGAGCCGTGGGGCGTCTGGGGAGGCGAGATCTTCGAGCGCGGTGCGGTGGTGGCCCGCAAGCGCCCGCGCGGCCGCCCGCGGAAGCACCCGCGGCCCGCGGACGAGCCGACCGCGCCGGGCCGCCAGGGGCAGGCGGCGTGA
- a CDS encoding UPF0182 family protein produces the protein MRPPVGMPKLSRRSRMLLILGGIVLVALIAGSRLLGTYVDWLWYGEVGYRGVFTTQLFSRAGLGVAAAVFLGAVLGLNLWLAYRNRPVFVPVSGPDDPLARYRTVVTERSRLFGLGVPIVVGVIGGLAAQADWQTLQLFLHSVPFGQVDPEFGHDISFYTFELPFWRLVLAWAFITVTVSFVGALVTHYIFGGIRLAGRSGQLSMPARVQLAVLAGLFVLFKAVDYFLDRYDLLLSQRNSLFTGASYTDLNAVMPAKLILMCIAVFCALAFFAVIFLKNLQIPALAAVLLVLSSVVVGAVWPALLEQFSVRPNANQREAQSIERNLAATKHAFGIGPDKVEITDYPGRTQLQPREVAEDEGTIPNIRLLDPSVLAPTFTQLTQQYNFYGFTDKLDVDRYRDADGNLQDYLVALRELNTDGLAVNQQNWINRHTVYTHGNGFVAAPADRVDSTFREGATQGGYPVFQISDVANNGQGAIPVDQPRVYYGELVGRNDYVIVGGNPGEPPREYDTDTQQYTYTGKGGVPIGNLFKRLVFAAYYGERNFLFSGVIGSESKIIYERNPRDRVQKVAPWLKLDGDPYPAVVDGRIKWIVDGYTTLNNYPYSQLTELGEATNDTLSGVERQPNQQINYIRNSVKATVDAYDGTVDLYSVDDQDPVLKAWEGVFPGVVKPSSEISPQLREHFRYPEDIFKVQRKLLTEYHVDNPGDFFSTQTFWEVPSDPTSRGNVGGAEGQQPPYYVVAKVGDQQQPTFQLTSALTALRRQNLSAWISASSDPQDYGKLRVLRLPTNTLTPGPNQVQNQMESTPEVTENRTLFNNPNVNAIFGNLLTLPVAGGLLYIEPIYIQRTEQESYPQLARVLVSFGGKVGFSETLKGALDQVFGSGAGQGTDTGEPQPQRPPSDQQRPPAQDNANPEMNKAVGDIRAALDHVRRAQRSGDFADLGAAYQELDDAVRRFEQAQGG, from the coding sequence ATGCGGCCCCCGGTCGGAATGCCGAAACTGTCCCGGCGAAGCCGGATGTTGCTGATCCTGGGCGGCATCGTGCTGGTCGCCCTCATCGCCGGATCGCGGTTGCTGGGCACCTACGTGGACTGGCTCTGGTACGGGGAGGTCGGCTACCGGGGGGTCTTCACCACCCAGCTGTTCTCCCGCGCCGGGCTCGGGGTGGCCGCTGCGGTCTTCCTCGGCGCCGTGCTGGGCCTGAACCTGTGGCTGGCCTACCGCAACCGGCCGGTGTTCGTGCCGGTCAGCGGACCGGACGACCCGCTGGCCCGGTACCGCACGGTGGTCACCGAGCGGTCGCGGCTGTTCGGGCTGGGCGTGCCCATCGTGGTCGGCGTGATCGGCGGCCTGGCCGCGCAGGCCGACTGGCAGACCCTCCAGCTGTTCCTGCACAGCGTGCCGTTCGGGCAGGTCGACCCGGAGTTCGGCCACGACATCAGCTTCTACACCTTCGAGCTGCCGTTCTGGCGGCTGGTGCTGGCGTGGGCGTTCATCACGGTCACCGTGTCGTTCGTCGGCGCGCTGGTCACGCACTACATCTTCGGCGGCATCCGGCTCGCCGGCCGCTCCGGGCAGCTGTCCATGCCCGCCCGGGTGCAGCTCGCGGTGCTGGCCGGGCTGTTCGTGCTGTTCAAGGCGGTCGACTACTTCCTGGACCGCTACGACCTGCTGCTGTCGCAGCGCAACTCCCTGTTCACCGGTGCCAGCTACACCGACCTCAACGCCGTGATGCCGGCCAAGCTGATCCTGATGTGCATCGCGGTGTTCTGCGCGCTGGCGTTCTTCGCGGTGATCTTCCTGAAGAACCTGCAGATCCCGGCGCTGGCCGCGGTGCTGCTGGTGCTGTCCAGCGTGGTGGTCGGTGCGGTGTGGCCGGCGCTGCTGGAGCAGTTCTCGGTCCGCCCGAACGCCAACCAGCGCGAGGCGCAGTCCATCGAGCGCAACCTGGCGGCCACCAAGCACGCCTTCGGCATCGGCCCGGACAAGGTCGAGATCACCGACTACCCGGGGCGCACCCAGCTGCAGCCCCGCGAGGTGGCCGAGGACGAGGGCACCATCCCCAACATCCGGCTGCTGGACCCGAGCGTGCTGGCGCCGACGTTCACCCAGCTGACCCAGCAGTACAACTTCTACGGCTTCACCGACAAGCTGGACGTCGACCGGTACCGGGACGCCGACGGCAACCTCCAGGACTACCTGGTGGCGCTGCGCGAGCTGAACACCGACGGGCTGGCGGTCAACCAGCAGAACTGGATCAACCGGCACACCGTCTACACGCACGGCAACGGCTTCGTCGCCGCGCCGGCCGACCGGGTCGACTCGACCTTCCGCGAGGGCGCCACCCAGGGCGGCTACCCGGTGTTCCAGATCAGCGACGTGGCCAACAACGGCCAGGGCGCCATCCCGGTCGACCAGCCGCGCGTCTACTACGGCGAGCTGGTGGGCCGCAACGACTACGTCATCGTCGGCGGCAACCCGGGCGAGCCGCCGCGCGAGTACGACACCGACACGCAGCAGTACACCTACACCGGCAAGGGCGGGGTCCCGATCGGGAACCTGTTCAAGCGGCTGGTCTTCGCCGCCTACTACGGTGAGCGGAACTTCCTGTTCAGCGGCGTGATCGGCAGCGAGTCGAAGATCATCTACGAGCGCAACCCGCGGGACCGCGTGCAGAAGGTCGCGCCGTGGCTCAAGCTCGACGGCGACCCGTACCCGGCGGTGGTGGACGGCCGCATCAAGTGGATCGTCGACGGCTACACCACGCTGAACAACTACCCGTACTCGCAGCTGACCGAGCTGGGCGAGGCGACCAACGACACCCTCAGCGGCGTCGAGCGCCAGCCGAACCAGCAGATCAACTACATCCGCAACTCGGTCAAGGCGACCGTCGACGCCTACGACGGCACCGTCGACCTGTACTCGGTGGACGACCAGGACCCGGTCCTGAAGGCCTGGGAGGGCGTCTTCCCGGGCGTGGTCAAGCCGTCCAGCGAGATCAGCCCGCAGCTGCGCGAGCACTTCCGGTACCCGGAGGACATCTTCAAGGTGCAGCGCAAGCTGCTCACCGAGTACCACGTCGACAACCCCGGTGACTTCTTCTCCACCCAGACGTTCTGGGAGGTGCCGTCCGACCCGACCAGCCGTGGCAACGTCGGCGGCGCCGAGGGGCAGCAGCCGCCGTACTACGTGGTGGCGAAGGTCGGTGACCAGCAGCAACCGACGTTCCAGCTGACCAGCGCGCTCACCGCGCTGCGGCGGCAGAACCTGTCGGCGTGGATCTCGGCGTCCTCGGACCCGCAGGACTACGGCAAGCTCCGGGTGCTGCGGCTGCCGACCAACACGCTCACGCCGGGCCCGAACCAGGTGCAGAACCAGATGGAGTCGACCCCCGAGGTCACCGAGAACCGCACCTTGTTCAACAACCCGAACGTGAACGCGATCTTCGGCAACCTGCTGACCCTGCCGGTGGCGGGTGGTCTGCTCTACATCGAGCCGATCTACATCCAGCGCACCGAGCAGGAGTCCTACCCGCAGCTGGCGCGGGTGCTGGTGTCCTTCGGCGGCAAGGTCGGGTTCTCCGAGACCCTGAAGGGCGCGCTGGACCAGGTGTTCGGCTCCGGCGCGGGCCAGGGCACCGACACCGGTGAGCCGCAGCCGCAGCGTCCGCCGTCGGACCAGCAGCGCCCGCCGGCGCAGGACAACGCGAACCCGGAGATGAACAAGGCCGTCGGCGACATCCGGGCCGCCCTGGACCACGTCCGCCGAGCCCAGCGGTCCGGGGACTTCGCGGACCTGGGTGCGGCCTACCAGGAGCTCGACGACGCGGTCCGGCGGTTCGAGCAGGCGCAGGGCGGCTGA